In a genomic window of Pedosphaera parvula Ellin514:
- a CDS encoding sensor histidine kinase: protein MIATSILLPICLCTALAMNGVGASGKSDALKIQSLTVDGKQVSLQGGQSKSLGLFPESVSFGFGSTTNSGQKAVRIRYKLEGYDVNWHEGLGEMYVMIRFFNDAGDQIAENRYKVNGESMGWNGSLTTSPLAHRRETIVVPRQASRFWAVISSGGPPATVGIYVVANLVVSKSSGNSASVELIHSPFDQRLNNGFTNQTPPGWMPDGNHSSMAKIVDFGQHPQTKAFAILDEDPISHAEWHMIKETAPAVTPGDNMVVEWDEMYSIGMGDFLEARYEKLPVGHFLFRVSGVDVMGNPTGEETSLAVLVPQPFWKTYWFLGAAFSVLTAAMIGSGRYFVWQRMQREMLRLKHQGALEQERLRIAHDIHDDLGARVTQISLVSAMAQDNPTFPEKARADFDRISKMSRELVAALYETVWAVNPENDNLDALGNYICQMVNQLCERTQLRCRFHVLDLPHEVQVSSQTRHNISMAVKEAVHNVIKHARASEVTIRMAFEQGSLTVTVQDDGCGFQPHAGMAGNGLTNMKQRLKNIGGHCLFESKTNHGTTVSMRLFVKPADQCF, encoded by the coding sequence ATGATAGCGACCTCAATCCTTCTGCCAATCTGCCTCTGCACTGCGCTGGCAATGAACGGTGTGGGTGCCAGCGGGAAATCCGACGCTCTGAAGATTCAATCATTAACTGTCGATGGAAAGCAGGTTTCACTGCAGGGCGGGCAAAGCAAAAGTCTTGGACTGTTTCCTGAGAGTGTTTCCTTCGGCTTCGGTTCCACCACCAATTCCGGACAAAAAGCCGTTCGAATCCGCTATAAATTGGAAGGTTACGACGTGAACTGGCATGAAGGACTCGGAGAGATGTACGTGATGATTCGGTTTTTCAATGATGCTGGAGATCAGATTGCTGAAAACCGTTACAAGGTGAATGGAGAAAGCATGGGGTGGAATGGTTCGTTGACGACTTCTCCGCTCGCTCATCGGCGCGAAACCATCGTTGTTCCACGGCAGGCCTCCCGATTTTGGGCGGTCATTTCTTCTGGTGGTCCTCCCGCAACCGTGGGCATTTATGTGGTGGCCAATCTGGTCGTGTCCAAGTCCTCCGGCAATTCGGCCTCAGTTGAATTGATTCATTCTCCTTTTGATCAGCGGCTGAATAACGGATTTACCAATCAGACACCACCTGGCTGGATGCCCGATGGCAACCACTCAAGCATGGCAAAGATTGTCGACTTTGGCCAGCATCCGCAGACCAAGGCGTTCGCCATCCTGGATGAGGACCCAATCAGTCATGCGGAATGGCATATGATCAAGGAAACTGCGCCCGCAGTCACTCCCGGGGACAACATGGTGGTGGAGTGGGATGAAATGTATAGCATCGGGATGGGGGATTTTCTGGAAGCCAGATATGAAAAGCTGCCAGTGGGCCACTTTTTATTTAGGGTGTCCGGGGTTGATGTGATGGGAAATCCGACCGGCGAGGAAACTTCATTGGCTGTTTTGGTGCCGCAACCGTTTTGGAAGACTTATTGGTTTTTGGGCGCGGCTTTCAGTGTTCTGACTGCTGCCATGATAGGAAGTGGACGCTATTTTGTGTGGCAGAGAATGCAGCGTGAAATGTTGCGTCTAAAACATCAAGGGGCGTTGGAACAGGAACGATTGCGCATTGCTCATGATATTCATGATGATCTGGGAGCCCGCGTGACCCAGATATCGTTGGTGAGTGCCATGGCGCAGGATAATCCCACTTTTCCGGAAAAGGCGCGCGCTGATTTCGATAGGATTTCGAAAATGTCCCGGGAATTGGTGGCTGCGCTTTATGAAACGGTTTGGGCAGTGAATCCGGAGAACGATAATCTTGACGCACTGGGCAATTATATCTGTCAAATGGTGAATCAACTGTGTGAACGGACTCAGCTCCGTTGCCGTTTTCATGTGCTTGATTTGCCACATGAAGTCCAGGTTTCAAGCCAAACACGTCATAACATCAGCATGGCGGTAAAGGAAGCAGTGCATAATGTGATAAAACATGCCAGGGCTTCCGAAGTCACCATCCGCATGGCCTTTGAACAAGGCTCTCTTACCGTCACGGTCCAGGATGATGGCTGTGGTTTTCAACCTCATGCTGGCATGGCGGGGAATGGACTGACCAATATGAAGCAGCGCCTGAAAAATATCGGAGGCCATTGCCTGTTCGAGAGCAAAACAAATCATGGCACAACGGTTTCCATGCGATTATTCGTTAAACCAGCCGACCAATGCTTTTGA
- a CDS encoding Hsp70 family protein: protein MAHYSIGIDLGTTNNAVSYLNLEEGKARGRDQTMLSLAQVTSVGSAEERTLLPSFLYLPNEQEFPAGSLALPWDKKRKDEIIGEFARTHGAKVPMRLVSSAKSWLCHSGVDRLSAILPWQAPADVKRMSPLEVSVRYLSHMREAWDHQFKKDPLAEQEVVLTVPASFDAAARELTLKAAEQAGLPHVTLIEEPQAALYAWCEAMGEGFRKQVRPGEVILVVDVGGGTTDLSLIAVAEKDGEVQLTRVAVGDHILLGGDNMDLALAHPISQRLAAEGKKLDAWQFNALTFACRQAKEQMFADAKLKKVPLVIPGRGSSLIGGTIKAELTREELTQVLTDGFFPKTAVTELPQTARRTGLTQMALPYAQDAAVTRHLAAFLTRQARALATALDSPVKVTGQTFVHPTAVLFNGGVFKATPLKNRVIEVLNQWLSVDGGQSVKELEGADLDLAVARGAAYYGWVKQGHGLRIRGGTARAYYVGVETAMPAVPGMEPPVKALCVAPFGMEEGTLADVPPQEFGLVVGEPTRFRFFSSSVRRDDRVGTMIEDVADNDELEEVAPIESTLPSTAGNEGKLVPVNLQAAVTEIGTLELRCLEKGGAGRWKLELNVRLKE, encoded by the coding sequence ATGGCTCATTATTCAATTGGCATCGACCTGGGCACCACGAATAACGCGGTGTCCTACCTGAACCTCGAGGAAGGCAAAGCGCGCGGACGGGACCAGACCATGCTTTCGCTCGCACAAGTCACGTCGGTTGGCAGCGCGGAAGAAAGAACTTTGCTCCCGTCGTTCCTTTATCTGCCCAACGAACAAGAGTTTCCCGCAGGCAGTCTCGCGTTGCCGTGGGACAAGAAAAGGAAGGACGAGATCATTGGCGAATTTGCACGCACTCACGGTGCCAAGGTTCCGATGCGCCTGGTGTCGTCGGCCAAGAGCTGGCTGTGTCATTCGGGCGTGGATCGTTTAAGTGCCATCCTGCCATGGCAGGCACCGGCTGATGTTAAACGTATGTCTCCGTTGGAGGTGTCTGTCCGTTATCTCAGCCACATGCGCGAGGCCTGGGATCATCAGTTCAAGAAAGATCCGCTGGCGGAACAGGAAGTCGTCCTGACCGTGCCAGCCTCCTTCGATGCTGCGGCGCGCGAACTCACGCTCAAGGCGGCGGAACAAGCTGGTTTGCCGCACGTCACTCTCATCGAAGAACCACAAGCTGCGCTTTACGCCTGGTGCGAAGCGATGGGCGAAGGGTTTCGTAAACAGGTGCGTCCCGGCGAAGTGATCCTCGTCGTGGACGTCGGCGGCGGCACCACGGACCTCTCGCTGATTGCCGTGGCGGAGAAGGATGGCGAAGTGCAGCTTACCCGGGTGGCGGTCGGCGATCATATTTTACTTGGCGGCGACAACATGGACCTCGCACTCGCGCATCCCATCAGCCAGCGTCTGGCTGCAGAAGGAAAGAAACTCGATGCCTGGCAATTCAATGCGCTTACCTTCGCGTGTCGCCAGGCCAAGGAGCAGATGTTTGCGGACGCGAAATTGAAAAAAGTTCCGCTCGTCATTCCCGGACGGGGGTCGTCGCTCATTGGCGGCACGATCAAAGCCGAGTTGACCCGCGAAGAGTTGACGCAGGTCCTGACCGATGGATTTTTTCCAAAAACAGCGGTTACGGAGCTACCGCAAACTGCCCGTCGCACCGGCCTCACGCAGATGGCATTGCCGTATGCTCAGGATGCCGCCGTTACACGTCATCTGGCAGCCTTTCTTACCCGTCAGGCCCGGGCGCTTGCGACCGCGCTAGATTCGCCGGTGAAGGTGACCGGACAGACATTCGTCCATCCGACGGCTGTGCTTTTCAATGGAGGCGTTTTCAAAGCCACTCCGCTCAAGAATCGTGTCATTGAAGTCCTCAACCAATGGCTTTCGGTCGATGGAGGACAATCGGTGAAGGAGTTGGAAGGGGCGGATCTGGATCTGGCCGTTGCCCGGGGTGCGGCCTATTACGGTTGGGTAAAGCAGGGCCACGGCTTGCGCATTCGTGGAGGGACTGCGCGCGCTTATTACGTTGGGGTGGAGACGGCGATGCCGGCTGTTCCGGGCATGGAGCCGCCCGTCAAGGCGCTTTGCGTCGCGCCGTTCGGCATGGAAGAGGGCACTTTGGCCGATGTGCCGCCGCAAGAGTTTGGCCTGGTTGTTGGGGAACCGACACGCTTCCGTTTTTTCTCCAGTTCAGTTCGCCGCGACGACCGGGTTGGAACCATGATCGAGGATGTTGCCGACAACGATGAACTTGAGGAAGTCGCGCCGATCGAAAGCACATTGCCATCTACAGCAGGCAATGAAGGCAAACTGGTGCCGGTGAACCTGCAAGCTGCCGTCACGGAGATCGGCACTCTGGAGTTGCGTTGCCTTGAGAAGGGCGGAGCAGGGCGATGGAAGCTGGAGCTGAATGTCCGGCTAAAGGAATAG
- a CDS encoding DUF2760 domain-containing protein, whose product MEDKNQSEPSFFTRLGTAMSCFWRALSNPTFARQVALLLREPEKTAQPKVAERPPEQVHASGLFMLSMLQREGRLIDFVQEDVATFSDADIGSAARVVHAGCRKVLSEYLALEPVLKQAEGDSVTVPAGFDAQRIRLTGNVAGQPPFRGALKHHGWVTTGVRLPKVSETLDPRVLAPAEVELS is encoded by the coding sequence ATGGAAGATAAGAACCAGTCTGAACCCTCGTTTTTTACTCGTTTGGGCACGGCCATGAGCTGTTTTTGGCGGGCCCTGTCCAACCCGACTTTTGCGCGGCAGGTTGCTCTGTTGCTGCGTGAACCAGAGAAAACCGCCCAGCCGAAAGTAGCAGAGCGACCGCCTGAACAGGTCCACGCTTCGGGCCTTTTCATGTTGTCGATGCTCCAGCGTGAAGGTCGCCTGATTGATTTTGTCCAGGAGGATGTGGCGACTTTTTCTGATGCCGACATTGGTTCCGCAGCACGGGTGGTGCATGCAGGTTGCCGCAAAGTATTGTCAGAATACCTCGCGCTCGAACCGGTGCTGAAGCAGGCCGAAGGGGACAGTGTGACCGTGCCGGCTGGTTTTGACGCGCAACGTATCCGGCTCACCGGCAATGTAGCAGGCCAGCCGCCGTTTCGTGGAGCGCTCAAACACCACGGCTGGGTGACGACGGGAGTACGCCTGCCAAAGGTATCCGAAACACTAGACCCGCGCGTGCTCGCACCGGCGGAAGTGGAACTTAGCTAG
- a CDS encoding type II secretion system protein: MPNSFIGHFRSEAVAKRNGFTLIELLVVIAIIAILAGLLLPALSKAKIRAQGTSCLNNMKQLQLASILYAGDNDDIIPYNEGHPDGAGSIIGVAPSSPNWVAGSFAFSGGGGSSPAGAETNTFLLGVLGNSDPTIGQLVGSIGSYAKNAGVYRCPADHSLDPVSKQPRVRSCSANCYVGTSPFAKKYDPGEILPAYTVFSKYSDFNSKLGSSDAFVFLDENPLLLNDGFFLVRPTSLNDRPAVNHGDSTSFTFADGHAQLKKWKNVFLTPNSTDGTASDNQWLISHATVLQ; encoded by the coding sequence ATGCCAAACAGTTTTATTGGTCATTTCCGTAGTGAGGCTGTTGCCAAACGGAATGGTTTTACCTTGATTGAGTTACTGGTGGTTATCGCCATTATAGCCATACTTGCGGGTTTGCTCCTGCCCGCGTTGTCTAAAGCAAAGATCAGGGCTCAGGGAACCTCATGTCTCAACAACATGAAACAGTTGCAGTTGGCCAGCATCCTTTATGCTGGTGATAACGACGATATAATACCGTACAATGAGGGACATCCGGATGGCGCTGGTTCGATCATTGGTGTTGCTCCGAGCAGCCCAAACTGGGTTGCGGGAAGTTTTGCGTTCAGCGGTGGTGGTGGATCTTCTCCTGCTGGAGCAGAAACCAATACGTTTCTTCTCGGAGTGCTGGGGAATAGCGATCCGACCATTGGACAATTAGTGGGGTCCATTGGGAGCTATGCAAAAAATGCCGGCGTGTATCGTTGCCCCGCAGACCATAGTCTAGACCCGGTGTCCAAGCAACCGCGCGTGCGGTCTTGTTCGGCAAACTGCTATGTTGGAACATCGCCCTTTGCCAAGAAATACGATCCCGGTGAGATCCTCCCTGCATACACTGTGTTCTCGAAATACTCTGATTTCAACTCCAAATTAGGCAGTTCAGACGCCTTCGTTTTCCTGGACGAAAATCCGTTGCTGCTTAACGATGGTTTCTTCCTGGTCCGTCCAACGAGTCTCAACGACCGGCCCGCTGTAAATCACGGCGATTCCACTTCGTTCACATTTGCTGACGGTCATGCCCAGCTTAAAAAATGGAAAAATGTGTTTTTAACTCCGAACAGCACGGACGGAACCGCCTCAGATAACCAGTGGCTGATAAGCCATGCCACGGTTTTGCAATAA
- a CDS encoding response regulator, with product MKKSVVVVEDDRGLREQLVQILETASDIKCFGAFASAEEALPQILDRNPDVVLMDIKLPGMSGIQCVAEIKKVTPAMQVIMVTVYEDSERIFRALKAGANGYLVKSSPPEQLLEAIRDVYKGGAPMSSHIASKVVKHFHLIGSSPREAENLSPREQEVLELLALGFIYKEIGDKLNIGTETVRTYVKNICQKMHVRSRLEAVAKHRAEAY from the coding sequence ATGAAAAAATCAGTAGTTGTGGTTGAAGACGACCGGGGCTTGCGGGAGCAACTTGTTCAGATTCTTGAAACCGCTTCAGACATCAAATGCTTCGGTGCATTTGCTTCCGCCGAGGAGGCATTGCCGCAAATTCTAGACAGAAATCCTGATGTCGTGCTCATGGACATCAAACTGCCGGGCATGTCGGGTATTCAATGTGTGGCTGAAATCAAGAAGGTCACCCCAGCCATGCAGGTGATCATGGTCACAGTTTATGAAGACAGTGAACGTATTTTCAGGGCACTGAAAGCTGGCGCCAACGGTTATCTGGTAAAGTCGAGTCCGCCGGAACAGTTGCTTGAGGCCATACGTGACGTCTATAAGGGCGGTGCTCCGATGTCGAGTCATATAGCAAGCAAGGTGGTGAAGCATTTCCATTTGATAGGCAGTTCTCCCAGGGAAGCTGAGAATTTATCCCCCCGGGAACAGGAGGTGCTCGAATTATTGGCTCTGGGTTTTATCTACAAGGAAATCGGCGACAAGCTGAACATCGGAACTGAGACCGTGCGCACCTACGTTAAAAACATTTGTCAGAAAATGCATGTGCGCAGCCGGCTTGAAGCCGTGGCCAAACATCGCGCGGAAGCTTATTAA
- a CDS encoding carbohydrate-binding protein — translation MKYKNLQGCNLSAKLLASAKAAFAAACITMCGDLAQASPVISNIHPDGTYLFQSSGALSFTAASSAAITNISVQLTSTTLPGQSFLKVLTLTHGLTVTGPSNNEGVSAALTTNMLYTAVIQVTDANGQATSSSVSFDTIVPALTFEAEDYDYTSNGASGLFIDGPQTNAYRHLDATEGVDYSSLNNNHQFAYRGGNDNGLNTETVGDTPRAPYVGTTNVDYDVGFNNGGNWANYTRTYPAGVYNIYMRGADGNGTQADAASLSLVVGGSPSILGTFSVPAIGGWQKYSWVPLKDSGNNLVQFTTDGSVQTLRVTTDQGNYNANFYLLVPADTNPPNTSVTITNVYPDGSTMFQLNSNFSFTASASAGIDPSDITVQLAATNLAGVGSITNLTAGNGLTVTGSSTSWSVSTSLTSNMVYTAFIQVTDGNGGSSSSTTSFDTIIPAYTFEAEDFDYGGGLFFDNPQTNAYTLNDGVSGMDFINNNPAAYAYARIGLSTETASDTPRLTHAGFQDYDLGNAVGGNWGNYTRTYPAGIYNIFLRAADGNGSTTDSASMSLVTSGLGTSSQTTSKLGTFSVPATGGWQKYTWVPLRDVAGNLVQFTGGSVKTLRFTTDNGNYNANFFLLMPAIPIVSDFQPDGTALFQYTNALSFVAHSSVGITASNIMVNLDGVNVTGLVLGGSLTSRTVSYPVSVNTYHTAIVTLTDSVGTTTSTNSFGTFNSTNYTWEAADYDYGGGRFFDNPQVGSYAGLSSVPGVDNHQSDLGAQPFNYRLNSPAPSTTPSGDLPRDQFGPGTTNYNIGFFGGGSWCNYTRHYPAGTYYVIGRFAEGAAPTEAILSQVTSGFGTSTQTTNFLGNFSIQVGGWSTWEWASLKDGNGDLVKLTLDGSTNTLQLSGSPVIGHPEVNVNFLMLVPTTPALKLKMSVSGGNVAISFPTVTGSTYQVQYKNHLTDATWSSLGSSVSGNNAVRTVNDTVGGGSRFYRVQVQ, via the coding sequence ATGAAATACAAAAACCTTCAAGGTTGTAATTTGAGCGCAAAGCTTCTGGCCTCAGCGAAGGCGGCGTTTGCGGCTGCCTGCATCACGATGTGCGGCGATTTGGCACAAGCGAGCCCTGTAATTAGCAACATCCATCCGGACGGCACATATCTGTTCCAGTCGTCAGGTGCCCTTTCTTTTACGGCCGCTTCTTCAGCGGCCATCACGAACATCTCGGTGCAATTAACCAGTACTACCCTGCCGGGGCAGAGTTTTCTGAAGGTGTTAACACTTACGCATGGATTGACTGTGACCGGCCCATCCAATAATGAAGGCGTTAGTGCCGCGTTGACAACCAATATGCTTTACACGGCCGTGATCCAGGTAACCGATGCCAACGGCCAGGCGACGAGTTCCAGCGTATCTTTTGACACCATTGTTCCTGCTTTGACCTTTGAAGCGGAGGACTATGATTATACCAGCAACGGGGCGTCCGGGCTATTTATTGACGGCCCACAAACGAATGCTTATCGGCATCTGGATGCGACTGAAGGGGTTGATTACAGCAGTCTCAATAATAACCACCAATTCGCATATCGTGGCGGAAATGACAATGGCCTAAACACCGAAACTGTCGGTGATACGCCCCGGGCGCCGTATGTCGGAACGACGAATGTGGATTATGACGTGGGTTTCAATAACGGTGGCAACTGGGCAAATTATACCAGGACCTATCCCGCAGGTGTTTACAATATCTACATGCGTGGCGCGGATGGGAATGGCACCCAGGCGGATGCAGCCAGTCTCTCGTTGGTAGTTGGTGGATCACCCAGCATCCTGGGTACGTTCTCCGTTCCCGCAATTGGAGGCTGGCAAAAATATAGTTGGGTGCCATTGAAGGACAGCGGTAACAATTTGGTCCAGTTTACCACCGACGGTTCCGTCCAAACCTTGAGAGTAACGACTGATCAAGGGAATTATAATGCTAATTTTTATTTGCTGGTGCCGGCAGACACCAATCCGCCGAATACCAGTGTCACCATTACCAATGTTTATCCGGATGGCTCGACAATGTTCCAGTTGAACAGCAACTTCTCCTTCACGGCCAGCGCTTCTGCCGGCATTGATCCGAGCGACATCACCGTGCAATTGGCTGCCACCAACCTGGCCGGCGTGGGATCGATAACGAATTTAACGGCTGGCAACGGGCTCACTGTGACAGGTTCGTCCACAAGTTGGAGCGTAAGCACTTCGTTGACCAGCAATATGGTTTATACTGCCTTCATTCAAGTAACTGATGGGAATGGCGGTTCATCGAGTTCGACCACATCCTTTGACACAATCATACCTGCTTACACTTTTGAAGCGGAGGATTTTGATTACGGTGGCGGGCTGTTCTTTGATAATCCGCAAACCAATGCCTACACCTTAAATGACGGCGTGAGCGGGATGGATTTTATCAACAACAACCCGGCGGCATACGCTTATGCGCGCATTGGTTTAAGCACGGAAACCGCCAGTGATACGCCTCGTTTGACACATGCGGGTTTTCAAGATTACGATCTGGGGAATGCTGTCGGTGGTAACTGGGGGAATTACACCCGAACATATCCTGCCGGTATTTATAATATCTTCCTGCGTGCTGCGGATGGCAATGGCAGCACCACGGACAGTGCCAGCATGTCTTTGGTGACCAGTGGGCTTGGCACGAGCAGCCAGACAACCTCAAAATTAGGAACATTCTCCGTGCCTGCCACGGGCGGTTGGCAAAAATATACCTGGGTGCCGTTGAGAGATGTTGCTGGAAACCTCGTGCAATTTACTGGCGGCTCGGTAAAGACCTTGAGGTTTACCACGGATAACGGAAATTATAACGCGAACTTCTTCCTGCTCATGCCGGCGATTCCCATCGTCAGTGATTTTCAACCGGACGGCACAGCGTTATTCCAATACACGAATGCGTTGAGTTTCGTAGCCCATTCTTCGGTCGGAATTACTGCCAGTAATATCATGGTTAATCTGGACGGAGTGAATGTCACTGGTCTGGTTCTTGGTGGCTCCTTGACCAGCCGGACGGTGAGTTATCCCGTGTCAGTAAACACGTATCATACTGCAATCGTCACCCTGACGGACAGCGTCGGTACCACCACTTCAACGAACAGCTTCGGCACCTTCAATTCAACCAATTATACGTGGGAGGCGGCGGACTATGACTACGGCGGTGGGCGATTCTTCGACAATCCGCAGGTTGGCTCCTATGCCGGCTTGTCTTCCGTGCCGGGTGTGGACAATCATCAATCGGATTTAGGTGCGCAGCCATTCAACTATCGTCTCAATTCTCCCGCTCCATCAACCACACCTTCTGGTGATTTGCCAAGAGATCAGTTTGGGCCGGGAACAACCAATTACAATATTGGATTTTTCGGCGGCGGCTCATGGTGCAACTATACCCGGCATTATCCAGCCGGAACTTACTACGTTATCGGACGGTTTGCAGAAGGAGCAGCACCCACCGAAGCCATCCTGTCGCAGGTGACTAGCGGTTTTGGCACCAGCACGCAAACGACGAACTTCCTGGGTAATTTCTCCATCCAGGTTGGCGGATGGTCAACCTGGGAATGGGCTTCCTTAAAGGATGGAAATGGCGACCTGGTCAAACTCACGCTTGATGGTTCGACCAATACACTCCAACTGAGTGGCTCGCCGGTGATTGGACATCCGGAAGTCAACGTGAACTTCCTCATGTTGGTGCCAACCACCCCGGCACTTAAGCTCAAGATGTCGGTCAGCGGCGGAAACGTTGCGATTTCGTTCCCGACGGTAACGGGATCGACCTATCAGGTTCAGTACAAGAACCATTTGACTGACGCAACTTGGAGTTCGCTCGGCTCATCTGTTTCCGGCAATAATGCCGTTAGAACCGTTAACGACACGGTTGGTGGGGGCAGCCGCTTCTACCGCGTTCAGGTTCAATAA